The Oncorhynchus kisutch isolate 150728-3 unplaced genomic scaffold, Okis_V2 Okis05a-Okis16b_hom, whole genome shotgun sequence genome contains the following window.
AGGTTGGGGTTTGAGGTGAGGGGTGAGAACACTAGGTTGAGGTTTGAGGTGAGAGATGAGAGCACAAGGTTGAGGTTTGAGGTGAGGGATGAGAGCACAAGGTTGGGGTTTGAGGTGAGGGGTGAGAACACTAGGTTGGGGTTTGAGGTGAGGGATGAGAGCACAAGGTTGGGGTTTGAGGTGAGGGATGAGAGCACAAGGTTGGGGTTTGAGGTGAGGGGTGAGAACACTAGGTTGGGGTTTGAGGTAAGGGATGAGAGCACAAGGTTGGGGTTTGAGGTGAGGGATGAGAGCACAAGGTTGGGGTTTGAGGTGAGGGGTGAGAACACTAGGTTGGGGTTTGAGGTGAGGGATGAGAGCACAAGGTTGGGGTTTGAGGTGAGGGATGAGAGCACAAGGTTGGGGTTTGAGGTGAGGGGTGAGAACACTAGGTTGGGGTTTGAGGTGAGGGATGAGAGCACAAGGTTGGGGTTTGAGGTGAGGGATGAGAGCACAAGGTTGGGGTTTGAGGTGAGGGGTGAGAACACTAGGTTGGGGTTTGAGGTGAGGGATGAGAGCACAAGGTTGGGGTTTGAGGTGAGGGATGAGAGCACAAGGTTGGGGTTTGAGGTGAGGGGTGAGAACACTAGGTTGGGGTTTGAGGTGAGGGATGAGAGCCCAAGGTTGGGGTTTGAGGTGAGGGATGAGAGCACAAGGTTGGGGTTTGAGGTGAGGGATGAGAGCACAAGGTTGGGGTTTTAGGTGAGGGATGAGAGCACAAGGTTGGGGTTTGAGGTGAGGGATGAGAGCACAAGGTTGGGGTTTGAAGTGAGGGATGAGAGCACAAGGTTGGCGTTTGAGGTGAGGGGTGAGAACACTAGGTTGGGGTTTGAGGTGAGGGATGAGAGCACAAGGTTGGGGTTTGAGGTGAGGGCTGAGAGCACAAGGTTGGGGTTTGATGTGAGGGATGAGAACACAAGGTTGGGGTTTGATGTGAGGGATGAGAGAAAGAAGAAGGAGGGAAGGGTCAGAGAGCGACACAAGGAGAGTGAACAGGACAGAGAGgtggcagggggaggagggaggcaaAAGGGGGGAGTACAGAGTTTTAATTAGCTATTGAAGTTTCATGTTGGGCGAGGAGCGGGACAGGGCGGGAGATACATCTTCTATTGACAGCTGCAGCCTTTCAGCTTGTCACCAGGCCTGACAGAACGGGCAATTCTAGGATTTCTAATTCCTCAGTTA
Protein-coding sequences here:
- the LOC116359766 gene encoding early nodulin-75-like, which translates into the protein MVVMEMLLCFTTPLLSVQAEPVLCYCVSVQEVVQQCQGRTGPERGVALTEELEILELPVLPHLKPQPCALIPHLKPQPSVLTPHLKRQPCALIPHFKPQPCALIPHLKPQPCALIPHLKPQPCALIPHLKPQPCALIPHLKPQPWALIPHLKPQPSVLTPHLKPQPCALIPHLKPQPCALIPHLKPQPSVLTPHLKPQPCALIPHLKPQPCALIPHLKPQPSVLTPHLKPQPCALIPHLKPQPCALIPHLKPQPSVLTPHLKPQPCALIPHLKPQPCALIPYLKPQPSVLTPHLKPQPCALIPHLKPQPCALIPHLKPQPSVLTPHLKPQPCALIPHLKPQPCALISHLKPQPSVLTPHLKPQPCALIPHFKPQPCALIPHLKPQPCVLIPHLKPQPCVLTPHLKPEPCVLISSHTSNPNLVLSSHTSNPNLVFSSLTSNPNLVFSSNTSNPNLVPTTLLLMAQASFD